One segment of Curtobacterium poinsettiae DNA contains the following:
- a CDS encoding M3 family metallopeptidase, whose amino-acid sequence MATPFDVPSTLPYALPPFGDVRLEHYRPAFEAGMAEQRAEVEAIATDPHAPTVENTLVALERSGQLLTRVSHVFFTLSSADSSPELQDLEAEVSPLLAAHRDAITLDSRLYARVQEVLDGAEAAGLTGEALRLVERTHAEMTLAGAGLDDGGKARLTAINQELSTRTTTFERNLLEDTNDSAVHVTSEDELEGLDDGAKSAAAAAAADRGLDGWLITLPLYTGHPWLSSLANRALRERIMRASLARGRRGNEHDNREVLLRIVRLRAERAELLGFPNHAAVVTADETAKTPEAVDGLLSSLVGAAARNADDERAVRSRTVGFDIESWDWAYATEILRGEQFAADSTALRPYFEADRVLHDGVFHAAGALYGLTFTERPDLHGYNDEVRVFEVTGDDGEPVGLYLLDLYTRDGKRGGAWMNPVVEQSELLGTLPVVVNNLNVAKPAAGSPTLLIQDEVETLFHEFGHALQGLIARTTYPRFSGTNVERDFVEFPSQVNEMWLSWPSVLANYAKHHETGAPLPPELVLGLSESEGFNEGFGTTEYLAAALLDQAWHRLSAAEAAAVTSVEDFERDALTAAGIAVEAVPPRYSSTYFAHTFSGGYDAGYYGYIWSEVLDADTVEWFRDNGGLDRAAGKRFAERLLGVGGAKDPLEAYRDFRGRDAEVGPLLRRRGLE is encoded by the coding sequence ATGGCAACCCCGTTCGACGTCCCGAGCACCCTCCCCTACGCCCTGCCGCCCTTCGGCGACGTGCGACTCGAGCACTACCGACCGGCGTTCGAGGCCGGCATGGCCGAGCAGCGCGCCGAGGTCGAGGCCATCGCCACCGATCCACACGCCCCGACGGTCGAGAACACCCTGGTCGCACTCGAGCGGTCCGGGCAGCTGCTCACCCGCGTCAGCCACGTGTTCTTCACGCTGTCGTCGGCCGACTCCAGCCCGGAGCTGCAGGACCTCGAGGCCGAGGTCTCCCCGCTCCTCGCCGCGCACCGCGACGCGATCACGCTCGACTCCCGCCTGTACGCCCGCGTGCAGGAGGTGCTCGACGGCGCCGAGGCCGCCGGACTGACCGGTGAGGCGCTGCGGCTGGTCGAGCGGACCCACGCCGAGATGACCCTGGCCGGCGCCGGTCTCGACGACGGGGGCAAGGCGCGTCTGACGGCGATCAACCAGGAGCTCTCGACCCGCACGACGACCTTCGAGCGGAACCTGCTCGAGGACACCAACGACTCCGCCGTGCACGTGACCAGCGAGGACGAACTCGAGGGGCTCGACGACGGGGCGAAGTCCGCCGCCGCCGCCGCTGCCGCCGACCGGGGCCTCGACGGCTGGCTCATCACGCTGCCGCTCTACACCGGACACCCGTGGCTGTCCTCGCTGGCGAACCGTGCCCTGCGCGAGCGGATCATGCGCGCCTCGCTCGCCCGCGGTCGTCGCGGCAACGAGCACGACAACCGCGAGGTGCTGCTCCGCATCGTCCGGCTCCGGGCCGAGCGGGCCGAGCTGCTCGGGTTCCCGAACCACGCGGCCGTGGTCACCGCCGACGAGACGGCGAAGACCCCCGAGGCCGTCGACGGACTGCTGTCCTCGCTCGTCGGCGCCGCCGCACGGAACGCCGACGACGAACGCGCGGTCCGGTCGCGCACGGTCGGGTTCGACATCGAGTCGTGGGACTGGGCGTACGCCACCGAGATCCTGCGCGGCGAGCAGTTCGCCGCGGACAGCACCGCGCTCCGCCCGTACTTCGAGGCCGACCGGGTCCTGCACGACGGGGTCTTCCACGCCGCCGGCGCCCTGTACGGCCTGACCTTCACCGAGCGCCCGGACCTGCACGGCTACAACGACGAGGTCCGGGTCTTCGAGGTCACCGGTGACGACGGCGAGCCCGTCGGGTTGTACCTGCTCGACCTCTACACGCGCGACGGCAAGCGCGGCGGCGCGTGGATGAACCCGGTCGTCGAGCAGTCCGAGCTGCTCGGCACCCTGCCCGTCGTGGTCAACAACCTCAACGTCGCGAAGCCCGCTGCCGGCTCCCCCACCCTGCTCATCCAGGACGAGGTCGAGACGCTCTTCCACGAGTTCGGGCACGCCCTGCAGGGCCTCATCGCCCGCACCACCTACCCGCGGTTCTCGGGCACGAACGTCGAGCGCGACTTCGTCGAGTTCCCGAGCCAGGTGAACGAGATGTGGCTGTCGTGGCCGTCCGTGCTGGCGAACTACGCGAAGCACCACGAGACCGGGGCGCCCCTGCCGCCCGAGCTCGTCCTGGGGCTCAGCGAGTCCGAGGGGTTCAACGAGGGCTTCGGTACGACCGAGTACCTCGCCGCAGCGCTGCTCGACCAGGCGTGGCACCGGCTGTCGGCTGCCGAGGCGGCCGCGGTGACGTCCGTCGAGGACTTCGAACGAGACGCCCTCACAGCCGCCGGCATCGCCGTCGAGGCCGTGCCGCCGCGGTACTCGTCGACGTACTTCGCGCACACGTTCTCGGGCGGGTACGACGCCGGGTACTACGGGTACATCTGGTCCGAGGTGCTCGACGCCGACACGGTGGAGTGGTTCCGCGACAACGGCGGGCTGGACCGTGCGGCCGGCAAGCGGTTCGCTGAGCGTCTGCTCGGGGTCGGCGGGGCGAAGGACCCGCTCGAGGCGTACCGGGACTTCCGCGGCCGTGATGCCGAGGTCGGTCCGCTGCTGCGGCGCCGCGGGCTGGAGTAG
- a CDS encoding TetR/AcrR family transcriptional regulator, with translation MATSTVEPDVRAHIVEVADQLFYTRGIQSVGMDEIRTGAGVSLKKLYAAFPGKEQLIAAVLAGRHDMWEQGVHGAVEAAASPRDKLLAVYDFLESWFGDDTFRGCGFINAFGELGATSPAVAEIAREHKDSFQQFVQRLTAEVVADPEHAEELAAQLALLAEGAQTTAAIAGTTAPAAHARRAAVTLIDAAMR, from the coding sequence ATGGCCACCAGCACCGTCGAGCCGGACGTCCGAGCACACATCGTCGAGGTCGCGGACCAGCTGTTCTACACGCGCGGGATCCAGTCCGTCGGGATGGACGAGATCCGCACGGGCGCGGGGGTCTCCCTCAAGAAGCTGTACGCGGCGTTCCCGGGCAAGGAGCAGCTCATCGCCGCGGTGCTCGCCGGTCGCCACGACATGTGGGAGCAGGGTGTGCACGGCGCGGTCGAGGCTGCGGCCAGCCCGCGCGACAAGCTCCTGGCGGTCTACGACTTCCTCGAGTCGTGGTTCGGCGACGACACGTTCCGCGGCTGCGGGTTCATCAACGCGTTCGGCGAGCTCGGCGCGACCTCGCCTGCGGTCGCCGAGATCGCGCGCGAGCACAAGGACTCGTTCCAGCAGTTCGTGCAGCGGCTCACCGCCGAGGTCGTCGCCGACCCCGAGCACGCCGAGGAACTCGCCGCGCAGCTCGCACTGCTCGCCGAGGGCGCGCAGACCACCGCGGCCATCGCCGGCACCACGGCGCCTGCCGCGCACGCGCGCCGTGCTGCGGTGACCCTGATCGACGCAGCGATGCGCTGA
- a CDS encoding alpha/beta fold hydrolase, giving the protein MGAITVGTENSVDIELHYEDKGQGQPIVLIHGFPLDGNSWEGQIPMLLEAGYRVITYDRRGFGQSSQPSTGYDYDTFADDLHTVLETLDLRDVILVGFSMGTGEIARYIGRHGEDRIAKVAFLASLEPFLAITDDNPDGAGPMSFFEGIAADVAKDRYAYFTNFYQDFFNLSENLGSRISEEQVRNAWNVAAGSGSIASAAAPLTWPTDFRQDIPKVTVPALIVHGTSDNILPIDATGRRFTQALPAAEYVEIEGAPHGLLTTHTAEVNEVLRTWLAES; this is encoded by the coding sequence ATGGGTGCCATCACCGTCGGAACCGAGAACAGCGTCGACATCGAACTCCACTACGAGGACAAGGGCCAGGGGCAGCCGATCGTGCTGATCCACGGCTTCCCCCTCGACGGCAACTCGTGGGAGGGGCAGATCCCGATGCTCCTCGAAGCCGGCTACCGCGTCATCACGTACGACCGCCGTGGCTTCGGCCAGTCCTCGCAGCCGTCCACCGGCTACGACTACGACACCTTCGCCGACGACCTGCACACGGTCCTCGAGACCCTCGACCTGCGCGACGTGATCCTCGTCGGCTTCTCGATGGGCACCGGCGAGATCGCCCGCTACATCGGCCGCCACGGTGAGGACCGGATCGCGAAGGTCGCGTTCCTGGCCTCGCTCGAGCCCTTCCTCGCCATCACCGACGACAACCCCGACGGCGCCGGCCCGATGTCGTTCTTCGAGGGCATCGCCGCCGACGTGGCGAAGGACCGCTACGCGTACTTCACGAACTTCTACCAGGACTTCTTCAACCTCTCGGAGAACCTCGGCAGCCGCATCTCCGAGGAGCAGGTCCGCAACGCCTGGAACGTCGCGGCCGGCTCCGGCTCGATCGCGTCCGCGGCCGCACCCCTGACCTGGCCGACCGACTTCCGCCAGGACATCCCGAAGGTGACCGTGCCCGCCCTGATCGTGCACGGCACGTCGGACAACATCCTGCCCATCGACGCCACCGGCCGACGTTTCACCCAGGCACTGCCCGCGGCGGAGTACGTCGAGATCGAGGGCGCCCCGCACGGCCTGCTCACCACGCACACCGCAGAGGTGAACGAGGTCCTGCGCACCTGGCTCGCCGAGTCCTGA
- the valS gene encoding valine--tRNA ligase — translation MTKPMPEKPSVDGLEQVWGPVWEQDGTYRFDRDAAGHRDAVWSIDTPPPTASGSLHIGHVFSYTHTDLKARFERMRGKHVFYPMGWDDNGLPTERRVQNYYGVRCDPTLPYDPEFTPPFEGGDGKSSKAADQLPVSRRNFIELCERLTVQDEQQFEELFRTLGLSVDWTQSYRTIDDTSRASAQRAFLRNLERGEAYQADAPTLWDVTFRTAVAQAELEDKEMPGAYHGIAFHRTDGGDHVVIQTTRPELLPACVALVAHPDDERFQDLFGTTVRSPLFDVEVPVLAHHLAQKDKGAGIAMVCTFGDTTDVVWWRELQLPNRAIIGFDGRVRSEEPAWIESATGQELYAEMAGKTVFSAKKVVVDALTESGELIGDVKTIQHPVKFFEKGDKPLEIVSTRQWYVVNGARDEQLKSTLRQRGEEIAFHPDFMRVRYDNWVGGLSGDWLISRQRFFGVPLPVWYPLDADGNPVFDQPIVPTEAQLPVDPASEPAPGFTEDQRGVPGGFQGELDVMDTWATSSLTPQLAGKWETDPALYDLVYPYDVRPQAQDIIRTWLFTTVLRSQLEADLVPWKHASISGFIVDPDRKKMSKSKGNVVTPLSILEQHGADAVRYWAASSKLGTDAAFDPQNPKQIKVGRRLAIKVLNAAKFVYGFPLPEGATSVTEALDVDMLAELGAVVEQATAAFDGFDHARALEITERFFWTFCDDYLELVKERAYGTASDATHETQASAVLALRGAIDVLLRLLAPFLPYATEEVWAWTHDTSVHRASWPTATDLPTDAAPTGLLAAVGQALIGIRGAKTAAKASQKTPVTRAVVAAPAETRALIERAAVDLAAVGRIENLSFVDGDELAVTEIELAEQPAS, via the coding sequence ATGACCAAACCCATGCCCGAGAAGCCGAGCGTCGACGGACTGGAGCAGGTCTGGGGGCCCGTCTGGGAGCAGGACGGCACGTACCGCTTCGACCGCGACGCCGCCGGTCACCGCGACGCCGTCTGGTCGATCGACACCCCGCCGCCCACCGCCTCCGGCTCGCTGCACATCGGCCACGTGTTCTCGTACACGCACACCGACCTCAAGGCCCGGTTCGAGCGCATGCGCGGCAAGCACGTCTTCTACCCGATGGGCTGGGACGACAACGGCCTGCCCACCGAGCGCCGCGTGCAGAACTACTACGGCGTCCGCTGCGACCCGACCCTGCCGTACGACCCCGAGTTCACGCCGCCGTTCGAGGGCGGCGACGGCAAGTCCTCGAAGGCCGCCGACCAGCTGCCGGTGTCGCGTCGCAACTTCATCGAGCTGTGCGAGCGCCTGACCGTGCAGGACGAACAGCAGTTCGAGGAGCTCTTCCGCACGCTCGGCCTGTCGGTCGACTGGACCCAGTCGTACCGCACCATCGACGACACCTCGCGGGCCAGCGCCCAGCGCGCGTTCCTGCGCAACCTGGAGCGCGGCGAGGCCTACCAGGCCGACGCCCCGACCCTGTGGGACGTCACGTTCCGCACCGCGGTCGCGCAGGCCGAGCTCGAGGACAAGGAGATGCCCGGCGCGTACCACGGCATCGCCTTCCACCGCACCGACGGCGGCGACCACGTCGTCATCCAGACCACCCGCCCGGAACTCCTGCCCGCCTGTGTCGCCCTGGTGGCCCACCCGGACGACGAGCGGTTCCAGGACCTCTTCGGCACCACGGTCCGCTCCCCCCTGTTCGACGTCGAGGTCCCGGTGCTCGCACACCACCTGGCGCAGAAGGACAAGGGCGCCGGCATCGCGATGGTCTGCACCTTCGGTGACACCACCGACGTCGTGTGGTGGCGCGAGCTGCAGCTGCCGAACCGCGCGATCATCGGCTTCGACGGCCGCGTGCGTTCGGAGGAGCCCGCCTGGATCGAGTCCGCGACGGGCCAGGAGCTCTACGCCGAGATGGCCGGCAAGACCGTGTTCTCGGCCAAGAAGGTCGTCGTCGACGCGCTGACCGAGTCCGGCGAGCTGATCGGTGACGTCAAGACCATCCAGCACCCGGTGAAGTTCTTCGAGAAGGGCGACAAGCCCCTCGAGATCGTGTCGACCCGCCAGTGGTACGTCGTCAACGGTGCGCGCGACGAGCAGCTGAAGAGCACGCTCCGCCAGCGCGGCGAGGAGATCGCGTTCCACCCGGACTTCATGCGCGTCCGCTACGACAACTGGGTCGGCGGCCTGTCCGGTGACTGGCTCATCTCGCGCCAGCGCTTCTTCGGCGTGCCGCTGCCCGTCTGGTACCCGCTCGACGCCGACGGCAACCCGGTGTTCGACCAGCCGATCGTGCCGACCGAGGCGCAGCTGCCCGTCGACCCGGCCTCCGAGCCGGCCCCCGGCTTCACCGAGGACCAGCGCGGCGTGCCCGGCGGGTTCCAGGGCGAACTCGACGTCATGGACACCTGGGCGACCTCGTCGCTGACCCCGCAGCTCGCGGGCAAGTGGGAGACCGACCCGGCGCTCTACGACCTGGTGTACCCGTACGACGTCCGCCCCCAGGCCCAGGACATCATCCGCACGTGGCTGTTCACGACCGTGCTCCGCAGCCAGCTCGAGGCGGACTTGGTGCCGTGGAAGCACGCCTCGATCTCCGGCTTCATCGTCGACCCCGACCGCAAGAAGATGTCGAAGTCGAAGGGCAACGTCGTCACGCCGCTGTCCATCCTCGAGCAGCACGGCGCCGACGCGGTCCGATACTGGGCGGCCTCGTCCAAGCTCGGCACCGACGCGGCGTTCGACCCACAGAACCCGAAGCAGATCAAGGTCGGCCGTCGACTGGCGATCAAGGTGCTCAACGCGGCGAAGTTCGTCTACGGCTTCCCGCTGCCCGAGGGTGCCACGAGCGTGACCGAGGCCCTCGACGTCGACATGCTCGCGGAGCTCGGCGCGGTCGTCGAGCAGGCCACCGCGGCGTTCGACGGCTTCGACCACGCCCGTGCCCTCGAGATCACCGAGCGCTTCTTCTGGACGTTCTGCGACGACTACCTCGAGCTCGTGAAGGAGCGCGCCTACGGCACCGCTTCCGACGCGACGCACGAGACGCAGGCGAGCGCGGTCCTGGCGCTGCGCGGCGCGATCGACGTGCTGCTCCGACTGCTGGCACCGTTCCTCCCGTACGCGACGGAAGAGGTCTGGGCCTGGACCCACGACACCAGCGTGCACCGGGCCTCCTGGCCGACCGCGACCGACCTGCCGACCGACGCGGCCCCCACGGGGCTGCTCGCGGCCGTCGGGCAGGCGCTGATCGGGATCCGCGGTGCGAAGACGGCGGCGAAGGCGTCCCAGAAGACGCCCGTGACGCGTGCGGTCGTCGCTGCGCCCGCCGAGACGCGTGCGCTCATCGAGCGCGCGGCGGTCGACCTGGCGGCCGTCGGCCGCATCGAGAACCTGTCGTTCGTCGACGGCGACGAGCTCGCCGTCACCGAGATCGAGCTCGCGGAGCAGCCCGCGTCGTAG
- the proP gene encoding glycine betaine/L-proline transporter ProP, whose product MAPNDAPHPHGDRPLRTKGAAKRARRDLTKDDVTVVEESLLKRAVAAAALGNAMEWFDFGIFAYLTVTISQVFLPQGDPAANIVATFGFFAAAFIVRPIGGAVFGPIGDKIGRQKVLALTMILMAAGTLMIGLIPSYDTIGFWAPVLLLVARFVQGFSTGGEYGGAATFIAEYSPDKRRGFMGSWLEFGTLAGYVLGASIVTGLQFGLSEDALLSWGWRIPFIIAGPLGLIGLYLRLKLEETPAFQKQQEQAAEREGQKTPFLKLFAENWRSLIICIGLVLVFNVTDYMLLSYMPTYLEQNLGQNATFGLILIVIVMLLMMVVITFGGRLSDKFGRRPVLAAGCIGFILLSWPALKLVQTGTGVGVFAGLLILGVVLVTFTSTMPSTLPALFPTIIRYGALAIAFNVSVSLFGGTTPLATSALINAAKDAGYGWAEDIPAFYLMLAAVIGLVAVYFTKETAASPLMGSGPTVGSEDEVAGVIEDYNDPTSELAQSDWAKEFSTSEIPIISADAASGGEKKEPAGS is encoded by the coding sequence TTGGCACCGAACGACGCACCCCACCCGCACGGCGATCGGCCGTTGCGCACGAAGGGCGCTGCGAAGCGCGCTCGTCGCGATCTCACGAAGGACGACGTCACCGTCGTCGAGGAGTCGCTGCTCAAGCGTGCCGTCGCGGCTGCCGCGCTCGGCAACGCCATGGAGTGGTTCGACTTCGGCATCTTCGCGTACCTGACCGTCACCATCTCGCAGGTGTTCCTGCCGCAGGGCGACCCGGCCGCGAACATCGTCGCCACGTTCGGCTTCTTCGCCGCCGCGTTCATCGTGCGTCCGATCGGCGGAGCCGTGTTCGGGCCGATCGGCGACAAGATCGGCCGACAGAAGGTCCTCGCGCTGACGATGATCCTGATGGCCGCGGGCACGCTCATGATCGGCCTGATCCCGTCGTACGACACGATCGGCTTCTGGGCACCGGTCCTGCTGCTGGTCGCCCGCTTCGTGCAGGGCTTCTCGACCGGTGGTGAGTACGGCGGCGCCGCGACCTTCATCGCCGAGTACTCGCCCGACAAGCGCCGTGGCTTCATGGGCTCGTGGCTCGAGTTCGGCACCCTCGCCGGGTACGTGCTCGGCGCCTCGATCGTCACCGGCCTGCAGTTCGGCCTGTCCGAGGACGCCCTGCTCAGCTGGGGCTGGCGCATCCCGTTCATCATCGCGGGCCCCCTCGGCCTGATCGGCCTCTACCTGCGGCTGAAGCTCGAGGAGACCCCGGCGTTCCAGAAGCAGCAGGAGCAGGCAGCCGAGCGCGAGGGCCAGAAGACCCCGTTCCTCAAGCTCTTCGCCGAGAACTGGCGCTCGCTCATCATCTGCATCGGCCTGGTCCTGGTCTTCAACGTGACCGACTACATGCTGCTGTCGTACATGCCGACCTACCTCGAGCAGAACCTCGGCCAGAACGCCACGTTCGGCCTGATCCTCATCGTCATCGTCATGCTGCTCATGATGGTCGTCATCACCTTCGGCGGCCGACTCTCCGACAAGTTCGGGCGCCGCCCGGTGCTCGCCGCCGGCTGCATCGGTTTCATCCTGCTGTCCTGGCCGGCCCTCAAGCTGGTCCAGACCGGTACCGGGGTCGGCGTCTTCGCCGGCCTGCTGATCCTCGGCGTCGTGCTGGTCACGTTCACCTCGACCATGCCGTCGACGCTCCCCGCGCTGTTCCCGACGATCATCCGCTACGGCGCCCTGGCGATCGCGTTCAACGTGTCGGTGTCGCTCTTCGGCGGGACCACCCCGCTCGCGACCTCGGCGCTCATCAACGCCGCGAAGGACGCCGGGTACGGCTGGGCCGAGGACATCCCCGCGTTCTACCTGATGCTCGCAGCCGTGATCGGTCTGGTCGCGGTGTACTTCACCAAGGAGACCGCCGCCAGCCCGCTCATGGGGTCCGGCCCGACGGTCGGCTCCGAGGACGAGGTCGCGGGCGTCATCGAGGACTACAACGACCCGACGTCGGAGCTCGCGCAGTCCGACTGGGCGAAGGAGTTCTCGACGAGCGAGATCCCGATCATCTCGGCCGACGCAGCGTCGGGCGGCGAGAAGAAGGAACCCGCCGGCTCGTGA
- a CDS encoding ABC transporter ATP-binding protein, with protein MSGVLDVRGLTVTIGGTPIVHGVDLRVDAGECVALVGASGSGKTVTARAVLGLSAPGAAVHADVFSVDGVDVGGYTDRRWRRLRGSRVGYVGQEALGALDPLRPVGREVADSLRLHTEMRAAERVDAVRDALAAVGLDPDIATDGRLAGTLSGGMRQRALIAAATVGSPALLVADEPTTALDAGVAVTVMEQLRAAQTRGAGLLVITHDLGLVAGWADRVAVVHEGRIVEQGAVAEVFAAPVHPATRALVRAAGAAAAPAVVRCEVPDAVRGVEARTASGTSHGSEPTSHGARDVLSAQGLSRGYGGVLAVDDVSFALERGRVLGVIGASGSGKTTLARMLLGLETPDAGTVTLDDEPWVPLPERERRPRRHRVAAVVQDPGATFDERWNVERVLADAFSRGEERRARGALGERVDAALRQVDLDPVLRSRSPRTLSGGQRQRLAIARALATEPEVIVLDEPVTALDATVQDAVLRLLERLRDETGVAMVFVSHDLRAVRRMADDVLVVHRGAVVEQGPAAEVFARPAHPVTARLLHAAERLAAGPAADLVG; from the coding sequence GTGAGCGGCGTCCTCGACGTCCGCGGGCTCACCGTCACCATCGGCGGCACCCCGATCGTGCACGGTGTCGACCTGCGCGTCGACGCCGGCGAGTGCGTCGCCCTGGTGGGGGCGTCCGGCTCCGGCAAGACCGTCACCGCCCGCGCCGTGCTCGGCCTGTCCGCGCCCGGCGCCGCCGTGCACGCCGACGTGTTCTCGGTCGACGGCGTCGACGTCGGTGGGTACACGGACCGGCGGTGGCGACGGCTGCGGGGCTCGCGGGTCGGCTACGTCGGCCAGGAGGCCCTGGGCGCGTTGGACCCGCTGCGCCCCGTCGGGCGCGAGGTCGCCGACAGCCTCCGCCTGCACACCGAGATGCGTGCGGCCGAGCGCGTGGACGCCGTGCGCGATGCCCTGGCCGCGGTGGGCCTCGACCCGGACATCGCGACCGACGGCCGGCTCGCCGGGACCCTGTCGGGCGGGATGCGACAGCGGGCCCTCATCGCCGCGGCCACCGTCGGGTCCCCCGCGCTGCTCGTCGCCGACGAACCGACGACGGCGCTCGACGCCGGGGTCGCGGTCACCGTGATGGAACAGCTGCGAGCGGCGCAGACGCGGGGCGCCGGGCTGCTCGTCATCACGCACGACCTGGGGCTCGTCGCAGGGTGGGCCGACCGGGTCGCCGTCGTGCACGAGGGCCGGATCGTCGAGCAGGGTGCGGTCGCCGAGGTCTTCGCGGCGCCCGTGCACCCCGCGACCCGGGCGCTGGTGCGTGCGGCCGGTGCTGCGGCGGCGCCCGCTGTGGTTCGGTGCGAGGTTCCGGATGCCGTGCGAGGCGTCGAGGCTCGCACGGCATCCGGAACCTCGCACGGTTCGGAGCCGACCTCGCACGGTGCGAGGGACGTGCTCTCGGCGCAGGGCCTCTCGCGGGGGTACGGCGGGGTGCTCGCGGTCGACGACGTGTCGTTCGCGCTCGAGCGCGGCCGGGTGCTCGGGGTGATCGGTGCCTCGGGCTCGGGCAAGACGACGCTCGCACGGATGCTCCTCGGGCTCGAGACACCCGACGCCGGCACGGTCACGCTCGACGACGAACCCTGGGTCCCGCTGCCCGAGCGCGAGCGACGCCCCCGACGGCACCGGGTCGCGGCCGTCGTGCAGGACCCCGGGGCGACGTTCGATGAACGGTGGAACGTGGAGCGGGTCCTCGCCGACGCGTTCTCACGCGGTGAGGAACGGCGGGCGCGCGGTGCGCTCGGCGAACGGGTCGACGCGGCACTGCGGCAGGTCGACCTCGACCCCGTGCTGCGGTCCCGCTCCCCCCGCACCCTGTCCGGTGGGCAACGGCAGCGGCTCGCGATCGCCCGCGCGCTGGCGACCGAGCCCGAGGTGATCGTGCTCGACGAACCGGTGACCGCCCTCGACGCGACGGTGCAGGACGCCGTGCTGCGGCTGCTCGAACGGCTCCGCGACGAGACCGGGGTGGCGATGGTGTTCGTGTCGCACGACCTGCGAGCGGTCCGGCGGATGGCGGACGACGTCCTCGTGGTGCACCGCGGCGCGGTCGTCGAGCAGGGCCCGGCCGCCGAGGTCTTCGCGCGCCCGGCGCACCCGGTGACGGCGCGGCTGCTGCACGCCGCGGAGCGGCTGGCGGCGGGCCCCGCCGCCGACCTCGTGGGCTGA
- a CDS encoding ABC transporter permease: MSGIADPGLQTGAPGHQTAAGTERVRGGTLGAGGISAGVVVLVAVVAAAWPALLGGGDPLAVHPADALAAPSGAHPFGTDESGRDVLARVVAGTRASLVVGVAATLIGGGVGVLLGVVAGLGAGAGRLGRLLDAVIGRVTEVAFALPLLLVALVVIAVTGPGPVPAVLAVGFATAPGYARIVRGLVRAARSSQVVETAVLLGRSPVRTVVRHVLPTALWPVVAVATLGVGQAVVWASALSYLGVGTPPPAPEWGAMLADGRTYLQTAPWMSTFPGLAIVVLATAVTVLGRAIRRTGAAR, translated from the coding sequence GTGAGCGGGATCGCCGACCCGGGCCTCCAGACCGGAGCACCCGGCCACCAGACCGCCGCCGGCACCGAGCGCGTCCGTGGGGGGACGCTCGGCGCCGGCGGCATTTCCGCGGGGGTGGTCGTCCTGGTCGCCGTCGTGGCGGCGGCCTGGCCCGCCCTGCTCGGCGGCGGTGACCCGCTCGCGGTGCACCCCGCGGATGCCCTGGCCGCACCGAGCGGCGCGCACCCGTTCGGCACCGACGAGTCCGGCCGCGACGTCCTGGCACGGGTGGTCGCGGGCACCCGCGCATCGCTCGTCGTCGGCGTCGCCGCGACCCTGATCGGCGGCGGCGTGGGCGTCCTGCTCGGCGTCGTCGCCGGGCTCGGAGCCGGGGCCGGGCGGCTCGGACGCCTGCTCGACGCCGTCATCGGCCGCGTCACCGAGGTCGCGTTCGCCCTGCCGCTGCTGCTCGTCGCCCTGGTCGTCATCGCCGTGACCGGCCCGGGTCCGGTGCCGGCGGTGCTCGCGGTCGGGTTCGCGACAGCTCCCGGGTACGCCCGGATCGTGCGCGGCCTGGTCCGGGCCGCCCGGAGCTCGCAGGTGGTCGAGACGGCGGTGCTGCTCGGCCGCTCACCCGTCCGCACCGTGGTCCGGCACGTGCTGCCGACGGCGCTCTGGCCCGTCGTCGCCGTCGCCACGCTCGGGGTCGGGCAGGCGGTCGTGTGGGCCTCGGCGCTGAGCTACCTCGGCGTCGGCACGCCCCCGCCCGCACCGGAGTGGGGCGCGATGCTCGCCGACGGCCGCACCTACCTGCAGACCGCACCGTGGATGAGCACCTTCCCCGGGCTCGCGATCGTTGTGCTCGCTACCGCCGTCACCGTGCTCGGCCGAGCGATCCGACGGACCGGGGCCGCGCGGTGA